ACTTGTAGTCGTGGTTCGGATGCCGGCCGATCGGCGCATCGATCGTCCCGCTCATCGGGTCCGGGTGCCCCTGCACCAGCGCGTGGTACCGCTTGTCCACGATCCGGTCCCGGAACTGCGCCTTCAGCAGGGTGTACGCCCGCTCCGACTTGGCCACGACCATCAGCCCGGACGTGCCGACGTCAAGGCGGTGCACAATGCCCTGGCGCTCCGCCGCACCCGACGTCGAGATCCGGTACCCCGCCGCCGCGAGCCCGCCGATCACCGTCGTCCCGGTCCAGCCCGGGCTCGGATGCGCGGCCACGCCCACCGGCTTGACGATCACGACGATGTCGTCGTCGTCGTGCACGATCTCCATGCCCTCGACCGGCTCGGCCACGATCTGCACCGGGGCGGGCGCCAGGGGCATCTCCACCTCGAGCCACGCACCGCCGTGCACCCGCTCGGACTTTCCGACGGCGGAGCCGTCCACCTGCACCTTCCCGGCGGCGGCCAGCTCGGCCGCCTTCGTACGGGAGAACCCGAACATCCGGGAAATGGCGGCGTCGACGCGCTCGCCCTCAAGGCCATCGGGTACGGGCAGGGTGCGGATCTCGGGAAGGGTACTCACCCGTCGAGTATGCCTTGTCAGTCCTTGTGGACGGTCCCGTCGGGGTCCAGCCCCTTGAACGACAGGATCACAATCAGGATCCCGCCGCACACGATCACGGAGTCGGCGAGGTTGAAGACGGCGAAGTGCGCGGGCGCGATGAAGTCGACGACCGCGCCCTCGAAAACGCCGGGCGCACGGAAGATCCGGTCGGTGAGATTGCCGAGCGCACCGCCCAGCAGCAGGCCGAGCGCGATCGCCCAGGGCAGGCTGTAGAGCTTGCGCGCCAGCCGCGCGATCACCACGATCACCGCGGCCGCGATGACGGTGAAGATCACCGTGAAGGCCTCGCCGATACCGAAGGCCGCGCCGGCGTTCCGTACCGCCTCGAACTTCAGCAGATCGCCGATGATCTCGATCGGCTCGTGGTGCTCCAGCTTGGCCACCACGAGCATCTTGCTGCCGAGGTCGATCAGGTAGGCCACGAGGGCAACGCCGAACAGCACGGCGATCCTGCGCTTGCCCTTCGGCTGCTCGGCGCGCGCCGCAGCCTCGTCGTCAACATCTGGCGTACCGATGATGCGCTCCGCCTCTGCCACGTGAGTCCCTCAACCTAGGTGCCTGACTGAGCACGAGGGTACGGCACACACGTACGGAGTCTCAGCCCCGCCTTTCCTGCTTCTGCTTGTCCTCGACACAGAGCGTGGCGCGCGGGAACGCCTGCATACGGGCCTTTCCGATCGGCTTGCCGCAGATCTCGCAGAGCCCGTACGTCCCCGCGTCGAGCCGCTGCAGCGCCCGCTCGGTCTGCTCCAGCATCTCCCTGGCGTTGGCGGCGAGCGACATCTCGTGCTCGCGCGTGATGTTCTTGGTCCCGGTGTCGGCGTCGTCGTCGCCGGCACCGTCGCCGGAGTCGCGCATCAGCCCGGCCAGTGCCACCTCCGAGGAGAGCAGCTCGGCGTTCAGCCGGGTCACCTCGCTCTCCAGCTCCGCCCTCGCCTCGGCGACCTCTTCCGGTGTCCAGGGATCCTCGCCGGGCCGTACCGCGAGCTCACCGGGCGGTGTCGCGGCCACTGTAGGGGCCGTGGGCAGCGCTGCAGCGCCCTTGCCGGCAGCCGATGCCCCACCCGCGGTCTTCTTCGCTCCCACCGTTCTGGCTCCTGTCTGCTTGGCGGCCTGGGCCGCCTCCTTGGCCGCAGGTGCGGCCTTCTTCGCGGCCTTCTTCGCGGCCTTCTTGGCCACGGCCTTCTTCGCAGGTGCCTTCTTCACCGGCGAGGTCCCCACCGCCGGTGCGGCCATCTCCTTCACGGCCGTCGCCTTCTTCGCAGTCGTCTTCTTGGCGGTCGTCGTCTTCTTCGCGGTCGTCTTCTTCGCGGTCGTCGTCTTGGCGGTCGCCTTCTTCGACGTTGCCTTCGCCGGCGCCGTCTTCTTGGCGGTGACCTTCTTGGCCGTGGCCTTGGCAGTGGTCTTCTTCGCGGTGACCTTCTTGGCGACCGCCTTCTTGGCAGGCGCCTCGAGAGCCGACACCTTGTTGACAGGCGCCGCAGCCGCCGACGCCTTCTTCTTCACGGGGTTGTCCGCCGCCACGGCCTGCTTGGCGACGGTGCTCTTCTTCCCGCTCGGGTCCTTCGCCGCCGCACCAGCGGCGGCGGATCTTGCGGACGCCGTCTTCTCGGCGGTCTTCTTCGCCACCATGGCCGCGGCCCCTTCACATATTGTGATCTCGCTCGCGAATCGTGCTGGGACGATAAGTCGACCCCAGCCCCGCGGCAAACGGGGCACGCCGCCAGCTGGGCCCGCCTTGGCCTGCGGCAAGACGAACCTGCATCCGTTGTGCCCAGCTCCCCGCCGGGTAATCCGCCGCACGGGCGGAGCCGGACTCCGCCGGACCGTGTGTGGCCATTCGGGTCAACGGCACGGCCCGCGAGAGACCCCGTGGACGACACCGCGGACAGCCCCGTGAAATGCGGTCGGCCGCCTCCCGTACCGCCCCGTACACTGGGCGGAGCGAAAGGCGTGGATGGGGACGAGTAGCTTCGTACGCAGCCATGAGCGACCCGGGGACGGTGAGAGCCCGGGGGCGAGCGCGGAGTGAAGCATCACCCCTGAGCCGCCGGAAGAAAGCCCGCAGCCGGACCGCGGGCGAGTAGACCCGGCATCGCGACCCCAATGAGGGGGCTCACCGGTCACTGGCCGGCGGGCCAAGGAGGGTGGTACCGCGGGAGCTCGCGCTCTCGTCCCTCCGACGGAACAGACACTGTCCGTTGGAGGAGCTCGTCGATGACACCACCCCAGTATCGCCCGGTGCCCGCCCAGGTCGATCTGTCCGCGCTCGAGCACGCTGTGCTCGACTTCTGGCGCGAGAGCAAGATCTTCGCCAAGAGCCTGGAGCAGTCCGAGGGCCGCCCCG
The Streptomyces lunaelactis genome window above contains:
- the lspA gene encoding signal peptidase II — its product is MAEAERIIGTPDVDDEAAARAEQPKGKRRIAVLFGVALVAYLIDLGSKMLVVAKLEHHEPIEIIGDLLKFEAVRNAGAAFGIGEAFTVIFTVIAAAVIVVIARLARKLYSLPWAIALGLLLGGALGNLTDRIFRAPGVFEGAVVDFIAPAHFAVFNLADSVIVCGGILIVILSFKGLDPDGTVHKD
- a CDS encoding TraR/DksA family transcriptional regulator; this translates as MVAKKTAEKTASARSAAAGAAAKDPSGKKSTVAKQAVAADNPVKKKASAAAAPVNKVSALEAPAKKAVAKKVTAKKTTAKATAKKVTAKKTAPAKATSKKATAKTTTAKKTTAKKTTTAKKTTAKKATAVKEMAAPAVGTSPVKKAPAKKAVAKKAAKKAAKKAAPAAKEAAQAAKQTGARTVGAKKTAGGASAAGKGAAALPTAPTVAATPPGELAVRPGEDPWTPEEVAEARAELESEVTRLNAELLSSEVALAGLMRDSGDGAGDDDADTGTKNITREHEMSLAANAREMLEQTERALQRLDAGTYGLCEICGKPIGKARMQAFPRATLCVEDKQKQERRG
- a CDS encoding RluA family pseudouridine synthase, which produces MSTLPEIRTLPVPDGLEGERVDAAISRMFGFSRTKAAELAAAGKVQVDGSAVGKSERVHGGAWLEVEMPLAPAPVQIVAEPVEGMEIVHDDDDIVVIVKPVGVAAHPSPGWTGTTVIGGLAAAGYRISTSGAAERQGIVHRLDVGTSGLMVVAKSERAYTLLKAQFRDRIVDKRYHALVQGHPDPMSGTIDAPIGRHPNHDYKWAVTAEGKPSVTHYDLIEAYRAASLLDIKLETGRTHQIRVHMSAHKHPCVGDLTYGADPTLAKRLGLTRQWLHAVRLGFEHPSDGQWAEFSSTYPDDLQQALDKITAESE